The following proteins are encoded in a genomic region of Ostrea edulis chromosome 7, xbOstEdul1.1, whole genome shotgun sequence:
- the LOC125656245 gene encoding uncharacterized protein LOC125656245 encodes MEDNGRLQPGTVFESTNLKHEAENELLVKLGAKEEEFDWHPDILYRRPERPRSSISLDYPLDLKVGRPKTGNAIQNRNPWICNNQAMRQITLVTRHGPRQRFLNRAQFSAGPVSCVHIHKSIQ; translated from the exons ATGGAGGATAACGGGCGATTACAACCAGGCACGGTGTTTGAATCGACGAATTTAAAACATGAGGCGGAAAACGAGCTCCTCGTCAAACTGGGAGCTAAGGAAGAGGAG TTTGACTGGCACCCGGACATTTTATACAGACGACCAGAACGCCCCAGGTCAAGCATAAGTCTAGATTATCCTCTAGATCTGAAAGTAGGCCGACCAAAAACTGGAAATGCAATTCAGAACA GAAATCCTTGGATATGCAACAACCAGGCCATGAGACAAATAACACTG GTGACACGTCACGGCCCACGGCAGAGATTCCTAAACAGAGCACAGTTTTCTGCTGGCCCAGTTTCTTGTGTCCATATTCATAAAAGTATTCAATGA